The Aerosakkonema funiforme FACHB-1375 nucleotide sequence GAGCAAACCATCTGGATGAGTGTTGACTCGGCTTTGTTGACATAACGCTGCTCTTAAAATATTTTTGTTGGTTTTGACATCCCGCTCTTCCACATCCCCACAGTGAAGACATCTGGGAAAGCCGGGATCTCGGGAATGTTTCAGAATTTCACCAGAACAGGAACATTCCTGGAAAGTGTAATGAGGTGCCACAGCAATTACCGTTACACCAAAAATCTTTCCCACATACTCCAACCACTGACGAAATCTTAACTGGGCTATATCGGAAATCGATTTAGCTAGGTGATGGTTTTTCACCATTTTTCCCACTTGCAGATCTTCTAAAGCTACCAAATCGGGTAGGGTCGAGGGGAGATCGTAAATTTACGATACGTCTACCACTTTAAATTTACTTGGCTAAATCTAAAACACCAAGCTGTAGAGGCAGGGGTTTTAGATTTCATCCAAACCCCCTTATTCTATAAGGATTGGTGATTTAACTACCCAACTAATATGTTACGTCAAACTTCGTTGGCAA carries:
- a CDS encoding zinc ribbon domain-containing protein; translated protein: MVALEDLQVGKMVKNHHLAKSISDIAQLRFRQWLEYVGKIFGVTVIAVAPHYTFQECSCSGEILKHSRDPGFPRCLHCGDVEERDVKTNKNILRAALCQQSRVNTHPDGLLHNKVPDSSP